A segment of the Desulfatirhabdium butyrativorans DSM 18734 genome:
CCGCCGCCCGCGCTGATAACGATCAGGCGCTCCGAAGCGCCCAATTCCAAATACTGACGGATTCGTTCACGATCTCCCGGTGTGGGCCGTTGCGCCACGAACCCCGTATAAACCACCGGAGGGGCTATGTCCTTTACCCGCGAAAATGTTTCATCCAGGGATATCCAGTCGGGGTCTGCGTGCACCAGCAATCCGTCAAACCAGCGGTTGAGAATGCGGATCACACGTTCTTCATAAGCCCGGGTATCCTTTTTTTCGACCAGAATATCCCGTAAACTGCATATCACCGTGCTTCGGGGCAATTGGCCAGATGCAATCGATTCCAGGACAGGATCGAGCTCGAAACGGAACGCTTTTCTACCGAAAGGATAGAGCTCGATGACAAACATATCGGGACGCTCCTCTCGAACCGCATTGAAAAGAATGGCTTTTCGCTGTTGGAGAATTTCGGAGACACTCCTGGTCGGCTCTGGTGCATGCAGGCTGGTGAAGTTTTGATCCATCATCAAGGCGGGCAGGGAGATGGAGCGGATATGGGAAGGCAGGGCAAGGTCGGGCAGGGTGCCGCCGACGATCAGCACGACATCATGAGAGACGAGGTGTCTGCAGATTTCGAGGGTTCGAAAAAAATGCCCGATTCCCAGGACGTGCTGACAATACACAAAAATTTTCATTCGGGGATTAACGCAGGACCGGTTCCGGCCTGCCAGGTTCCAGCAGGTCGACCGCATTTGGCTGATCGAGAAAGAGACCGTTCGCATCGACGGCAAACAGTTGCAGGCAGCCTGATAGCATCGGTGGATAGCCATTTGCGGAAGCCCGCCTGACGCTTGGGTGATAATACAGACATTTCAGGGTTCCCTCGTGGCAGACTACCAGTATCCGCTCTCCTGCAAAACGGGTGGCTGCGTCATTGAGCGCCAGGGTGCTTCTGTAGTGAACATCGATGTATCGCTCGCCTTCCGGTGCTGAAAAATGCCAGTCTCCTGCCGAAGCCTTCTCCCAGACCGCAGGAAAATGGGTTCGGATATCGGCCAGGGTCCAACCCGTCCACAGGCCCCAATCCATTTCACGCAATCGTGCATCCTGCGCCAGGGGAATATCCAGCACGGAGCGGATGATCTGCGCCGTTTCGATTGCCCTGCCGAGATCGCTGCAAAGGATGCGATCCCACCGACTTTCAGATAGGCGCTTCCCACATGCAAGCGCATCCTGGCGCCCTTTTTCGGTCAGCGGGCTGTTCTGTTGCCCCTGAATCCTTCCGATTTCATTCCAGCAGGTGCGTGCATGTCGCAGGACACCGAATCGGGTGAGGGGCTGCTGATCAGGGCTCCCATCGATGCCTTTTTTGTCGCTCCCCATCCAGACGGCAGGTTCTTCGCTCATCGATGGAGAAACCATACGAGAATGGGAAACAGGATGACGATGATGATGATGAGTATCCCCGGGGGGCTCATGTATGCCGTATGCCAGGGCAGGGCTTTCCTTCTGGCGGATCGAAGTTCGGCAAGAAACCAGTTGCCGAGCATCGATGCGCCGATCAATACTGCAAGGGCCTTCAGAATCAACAGCAGGGTATTCATATCAAAATTATCTGGCCATTTCGTTGAGGAGTGAACGGAGTTCTGATGCCACCCGGGGTGTTGGCAGGGTTGCATTTTCAAAAACATCCCGTGCGCCGATCTGCGGATTGTTATAGAAATCCGCAATTGCGGCATAATCCATTTCCAGAGACGCGCCTTCTATGGATACCCCGGCAAAAAGACCACGACTTCTGGAATAGGAGTAAATTTCGGCGCTCAGCCGAATATCGGTGCCTGCGCTTGCCTGTCTGCCGACAGGACCTGCTGCAACCGACGCATCGGCACCAAGTGTGAATGTTCCGGCGCTGATGGCATCCACGCTGCGTCGGCTCTTGAAAACCAGTACGATGTCCGTTGATTGAGCCCCGATCTGCCAGCCAAGACTCCCGCCGATCAGCCGGACAAAGACCGGATTGCTCCATTGCCCACCCTGCCCGCGAATGCACAGGACGCCGGTGCCATATTGGCCGCCCAGAATGAAACCGACTTTGAGAAGCCCGGGGATAACGGCGATTCCATAACTGTACTTCAGGAGCGCAGGTGGAATATCCCGCTCGGGAATGGCATGGATTTCCCGAAGGACTTCGATCGCTTCCTCTACCTTCTTGTTTTCGCTGATACCCGCCCAGGCGCCTGGAACGGCCGATATCAAAAATATTGACAAGATGACGATGCGTGTAATCGTTTTCATGGCGTTCCTCCCGTAAACATGATTGGATGGAGGTGTCTCAGGAACGGCAGAGAGGTGTGTCTGCTCAAGTACCTGCCGTGCTGTCCTTACCGCTGGAGGTAATGCAGCATGCCGTTCTTGACAATTCGGAAATCGGGAACATTTTTCATAGGGTATCAGCGGTTTCAGGCTTTATCGATGATTCGATCCTGATAAGACCAACGTGATTTCTTCGTATTTCTCATATCACATCAACCTTTTTGACGCAAACAGGAGCTGCAGGAAACATGAAAAAGGAGACGTTTGCATTTAAAACCGAAGTTCAGCAACTGTTGAACCTGATCGTCCATTCCCTCTATTCCAACAAGGAAATCTTCTTAAGAGAGCTCATCTCGAATGCATCCGATGCCATCGACAAGCTGCGGTTCAAGGCCCAGACCCAGCCCGAATTGCTCGAAAACGATTCGGATTTTCGCATCCGGATCACGCCTGACGGCATCAAGCAGACCATTGAAATCTCCGATAACGGAATCGGAATGAC
Coding sequences within it:
- a CDS encoding lipid-binding SYLF domain-containing protein; this encodes MKTITRIVILSIFLISAVPGAWAGISENKKVEEAIEVLREIHAIPERDIPPALLKYSYGIAVIPGLLKVGFILGGQYGTGVLCIRGQGGQWSNPVFVRLIGGSLGWQIGAQSTDIVLVFKSRRSVDAISAGTFTLGADASVAAGPVGRQASAGTDIRLSAEIYSYSRSRGLFAGVSIEGASLEMDYAAIADFYNNPQIGARDVFENATLPTPRVASELRSLLNEMAR
- a CDS encoding histidine phosphatase family protein; this translates as MSEEPAVWMGSDKKGIDGSPDQQPLTRFGVLRHARTCWNEIGRIQGQQNSPLTEKGRQDALACGKRLSESRWDRILCSDLGRAIETAQIIRSVLDIPLAQDARLREMDWGLWTGWTLADIRTHFPAVWEKASAGDWHFSAPEGERYIDVHYRSTLALNDAATRFAGERILVVCHEGTLKCLYYHPSVRRASANGYPPMLSGCLQLFAVDANGLFLDQPNAVDLLEPGRPEPVLR
- a CDS encoding glycosyltransferase family protein: MYCQHVLGIGHFFRTLEICRHLVSHDVVLIVGGTLPDLALPSHIRSISLPALMMDQNFTSLHAPEPTRSVSEILQQRKAILFNAVREERPDMFVIELYPFGRKAFRFELDPVLESIASGQLPRSTVICSLRDILVEKKDTRAYEERVIRILNRWFDGLLVHADPDWISLDETFSRVKDIAPPVVYTGFVAQRPTPGDRERIRQYLELGASERLIVISAGGGNVGGKLCEATTAAFRFLPKDGGFVGQVFTGPFLDEADFRRIGAIAPSNVQVDRFTPEFPAFLAAADLSISMAGYNTCMNILATGVRALVLPFSQNREQEMRANRLADKGFVSVLQEADLVADRLAERILAAIESWPERSEPPCLEGASKTASILEKMNEKGAIRRIAP